Proteins encoded together in one Scytonema millei VB511283 window:
- a CDS encoding lipoprotein N-acyltransferase Lnb domain-containing protein yields the protein MRKQTLTIVALSALSFFAAVPVVKAQSAAPQTSSNNTAKSCICDSKDPFDPRVRMPKGPFKGQCLSCEQRSVRMLSPAEAALYKPAPGTMLVANFKHKGKYWIAQIPKNAVEDAIFQIQYFNVLRSAYSAHGQMRFRLKPGSEAILIPQSATNKRQKAIRMRDFIYSANAIWVRSGVWDPVSGLVDFYAVAHEIVGLEDRIQDAVKYPFTDRIEQIRLALTPQQKQQLLLNVIMQGDRDRTNLMYDTLKRNCTTESLRAIDRTIGYQPRTPQEKQEYFLGIPTGPELNEALLNRNLTPETLNQLLTEQIQKMPKVQLPTPPLDAIVRRGLVDPRKMPNLEAEFATEFSSRKR from the coding sequence TTGAGAAAACAAACATTAACAATAGTAGCATTATCAGCACTATCATTTTTTGCTGCTGTGCCAGTCGTTAAAGCTCAATCAGCTGCTCCCCAAACATCTTCAAATAATACAGCTAAGAGTTGTATCTGCGACTCTAAAGATCCTTTCGATCCTAGAGTGAGAATGCCAAAAGGACCGTTTAAAGGTCAATGTTTGAGCTGCGAACAACGCTCTGTAAGAATGCTTTCCCCGGCGGAGGCGGCGCTATATAAACCCGCGCCAGGAACGATGCTGGTTGCTAACTTCAAGCACAAGGGTAAGTACTGGATAGCTCAGATTCCCAAAAATGCTGTAGAAGATGCCATTTTTCAAATTCAATATTTTAATGTTTTACGCAGTGCTTACAGCGCTCACGGACAGATGCGCTTTCGTCTCAAACCTGGTAGCGAAGCGATTTTAATTCCGCAGTCTGCAACTAATAAGAGACAAAAAGCAATTCGGATGCGGGATTTTATCTATTCTGCTAATGCTATCTGGGTACGGTCGGGAGTATGGGACCCCGTTTCAGGGTTAGTTGATTTTTATGCTGTAGCCCATGAAATAGTTGGCTTAGAAGATAGAATTCAAGATGCTGTTAAATATCCATTTACCGATCGCATCGAGCAGATTAGGCTAGCATTAACTCCGCAGCAGAAGCAACAATTATTATTGAATGTCATTATGCAAGGCGATCGCGATCGCACTAACCTCATGTACGATACTCTCAAACGGAATTGTACGACAGAATCTTTGCGAGCGATCGATCGCACTATTGGTTATCAACCCAGAACGCCACAAGAAAAACAAGAATATTTTCTCGGTATACCCACAGGTCCAGAACTCAATGAAGCTTTATTGAATCGAAATCTGACTCCCGAAACTTTGAATCAGTTATTAACAGAGCAAATTCAAAAGATGCCAAAAGTTCAATTGCCAACACCTCCTTTAGATGCAATTGTTCGGCGCGGACTTGTAGATCCTCGTAAAATGCCAAATTTAGAAGCAGAGTTTGCAACTGAATTTAGCAGCCGAAAACGTTAA
- a CDS encoding ABC transporter ATP-binding protein/permease translates to MIQSSARLEIGRRDGSKQEFPLNGDVVRIGRAGDNNLVLSESNVSRYHAQLAPQGMSGYLLTDLGSSTGTFVNNARLAPSQPRQLKDGDTIRIGGCELRFCSVEEATTGATATQMTGIGTTVGFEATNFAAPPQAIQTQIVTPILRVTTPAGTQDIPIVKNQMIIGRDPSCDVPINFPQISSRHAELVERQGSYVIVDLGSRNGLLYQGQRISERRLMDGDAIAIGSGITLTFQTTATDQVPSITHQLNLSNRNNLTIGRDEQNDIAIDHPTVSRYHARISRQDGTFAIADLNSSNGTFVNGKRVSGSQSLRPEDTIRIGPTRFVFNVDETLVSFNEEGNLRLDAVNLTKVVGKGTTLLDDISLSILPREFIVIAGVSGGGKSTLLDALNGFRPATSGMVLVNGEDLYKNFNAYRTELGYVPQDDIIHKELTVKQALDFAAQLRMPSDTTPGERQKRVQEVLTDLELLQRQDVPVKALSGGQRKRVSIGVELITKPSLFFLDEATSGLDPGTELQIMKLLRKLSDQGRTILLITHATKNVTLCDRVVFLAKGGRVAYFGPPAEAIDYFGVEEFDQIYGKVEHELSPEEWQQRFRNSRHYHKYVLERQQQLQMPQMGHRSHRAKQKPGSTIKQVSAWQQFIILSHRNLAILMRDRAGLFLMGAIAPILGLLDFVTWQRNVFDFKEGNAGQVVTMLFSAALIAVIVGSLATMREIVKEQEIYRRERMIGLKILPYIMSKVWIGVILALYQAAIFLLFKWLAIELPGGTDELVNMYITFFLATLAGMVMGLLVSAISPNQNVAPLLTIIFLVPQITFGGGMLPVETFGPPGQLINRLTITKWSFESLVTITGMGRDIADDAYWKLSDKDREKQSPEQKKRSQCLGAKMFKNCEFPGLMAKYDPVVDKPEPVKPKDPGKAPSDPRKLDDYEKKVDKYKKDVDTWQKDYSEWKGKFEGAIKSGEGLIERFKKDYGSSFKVNLAWHWSMLGVLMVAMFGILCGVQKRKDIV, encoded by the coding sequence CCTCAACGGTGATGTGGTGCGAATTGGTCGAGCGGGAGATAATAATTTAGTTTTGAGCGAAAGTAATGTTTCGCGCTATCACGCTCAGCTTGCGCCCCAAGGCATGAGTGGATACTTACTAACAGATTTAGGAAGTAGTACTGGCACTTTTGTCAATAATGCTAGGTTGGCTCCCAGTCAACCAAGGCAACTCAAAGATGGAGACACGATTAGAATCGGGGGGTGCGAGTTGCGCTTTTGTAGTGTTGAGGAAGCCACTACAGGTGCAACTGCAACCCAGATGACGGGGATAGGGACAACTGTTGGTTTTGAAGCCACGAATTTTGCTGCACCACCTCAAGCAATTCAGACTCAGATCGTGACACCCATACTGCGGGTGACGACTCCAGCGGGAACGCAAGATATTCCGATTGTCAAAAACCAGATGATTATCGGTCGCGATCCTAGTTGCGATGTCCCGATTAATTTTCCCCAAATTTCGTCACGGCACGCCGAATTGGTCGAGCGTCAAGGCAGCTACGTAATAGTCGATCTAGGTAGCAGAAATGGGTTGTTATATCAAGGGCAACGCATTAGCGAACGGCGGTTAATGGATGGCGATGCGATCGCGATTGGTTCTGGAATTACTCTAACTTTCCAGACAACTGCCACCGACCAAGTACCGAGTATTACGCATCAACTGAATCTGAGCAACCGCAATAATTTAACGATTGGGCGCGACGAGCAAAACGATATTGCGATCGACCATCCAACTGTATCGCGCTATCATGCCAGAATTTCGCGTCAAGATGGGACGTTTGCGATCGCCGATCTCAATTCCAGTAACGGTACTTTTGTCAACGGCAAGCGGGTCAGCGGTTCGCAGTCGCTCAGACCTGAAGATACGATTCGCATCGGTCCGACTCGCTTCGTCTTCAACGTTGATGAAACTTTAGTAAGCTTCAACGAAGAAGGTAATCTGCGTCTGGATGCCGTCAACTTAACGAAGGTTGTCGGTAAAGGCACGACCTTACTCGATGACATTTCGCTGTCAATCTTGCCGCGAGAATTTATCGTGATTGCCGGAGTCAGCGGTGGTGGTAAATCGACCTTACTCGACGCACTCAACGGTTTTCGTCCTGCTACAAGTGGGATGGTGCTAGTAAATGGGGAAGACTTATACAAAAACTTCAATGCCTACCGTACCGAACTCGGTTACGTTCCCCAAGATGACATCATCCATAAAGAACTGACGGTCAAGCAAGCGCTCGATTTCGCCGCTCAGTTGCGGATGCCTTCAGATACGACTCCTGGCGAACGTCAAAAGCGGGTACAAGAAGTTTTGACAGATTTAGAATTGCTGCAACGTCAGGACGTACCTGTAAAAGCATTGAGCGGCGGACAGCGCAAGCGGGTATCGATTGGAGTCGAGCTAATTACCAAACCCAGCTTATTTTTCCTTGACGAAGCGACATCCGGTCTTGACCCCGGTACGGAACTTCAGATCATGAAGTTGCTGCGCAAGTTGTCAGATCAGGGACGGACGATCTTACTGATTACCCATGCCACGAAGAACGTGACGCTCTGCGATCGCGTGGTATTTTTGGCAAAAGGGGGTCGAGTCGCCTATTTTGGTCCCCCAGCAGAAGCAATTGACTATTTTGGGGTGGAGGAATTCGATCAGATCTATGGCAAGGTAGAACACGAATTATCCCCTGAAGAGTGGCAGCAACGCTTTAGAAACTCGCGTCACTATCACAAGTACGTATTAGAGCGCCAGCAACAGCTACAGATGCCGCAAATGGGACACAGAAGCCACCGCGCTAAACAGAAGCCAGGTAGCACAATTAAGCAAGTCTCGGCATGGCAGCAGTTTATCATCCTGTCGCATCGCAACTTAGCAATTTTAATGCGCGATCGCGCTGGCTTGTTTTTGATGGGTGCGATCGCGCCAATTCTCGGTTTACTCGATTTTGTCACCTGGCAGCGCAACGTGTTCGACTTCAAAGAAGGTAATGCGGGACAGGTTGTCACCATGCTATTTTCTGCCGCTTTAATTGCGGTGATTGTGGGTAGCTTGGCAACCATGCGCGAGATTGTTAAAGAACAAGAGATCTATCGCCGCGAACGCATGATCGGGCTGAAAATTTTGCCCTACATTATGTCTAAAGTTTGGATTGGGGTGATTTTAGCTCTCTATCAAGCGGCAATCTTCTTGTTATTTAAATGGCTGGCGATCGAGCTACCTGGTGGTACAGACGAGCTAGTTAATATGTACATTACCTTCTTCCTTGCTACCTTAGCAGGAATGGTGATGGGGCTATTAGTGTCGGCAATTTCGCCCAACCAAAACGTCGCACCTCTACTCACAATTATTTTCCTCGTACCGCAAATTACCTTTGGTGGGGGGATGTTACCTGTAGAAACTTTTGGACCTCCAGGACAATTAATTAACCGTCTCACGATTACAAAATGGTCGTTTGAGTCGTTAGTTACCATCACGGGTATGGGACGCGATATTGCTGACGATGCCTACTGGAAACTATCAGACAAAGATCGCGAAAAACAGTCTCCTGAACAGAAAAAACGCAGTCAGTGTTTGGGTGCGAAAATGTTTAAAAACTGCGAGTTTCCTGGGCTGATGGCAAAATACGATCCGGTAGTAGATAAACCAGAACCAGTCAAACCTAAAGATCCTGGGAAAGCTCCTTCAGATCCTAGAAAACTCGACGACTATGAAAAGAAAGTAGATAAGTACAAAAAAGATGTCGATACCTGGCAAAAGGATTATAGCGAGTGGAAAGGTAAATTTGAGGGTGCGATTAAGAGTGGAGAAGGATTGATCGAACGCTTCAAAAAAGACTACGGTAGTTCGTTCAAAGTCAATTTGGCTTGGCACTGGTCAATGTTGGGGGTGCTTATGGTTGCCATGTTTGGCATTCTATGCGGAGTGCAAAAACGTAAAGACATTGTTTAA
- a CDS encoding Uma2 family endonuclease, with protein MVTTIQIKTYTVDEFLEIELPEGKTYELINGVIVPMAEAFGKHENLRSELWFVLKSESKRANLGLLIHPQPVLVLGRKDTRKPDLIVIKREDWNRQTQVEAVLREPPSIAIEIVSTNWEDDYRNKPLWYAAFGVQELWIIDPLFHLDRYPGRINPKILQPTISVGQLVNSDSILTEKEYRFESFTSSDRLKSQFFPDLNLTVAEIIAFGEGI; from the coding sequence ATGGTTACTACTATTCAAATAAAAACTTATACTGTCGATGAATTTCTCGAAATCGAACTACCAGAAGGAAAAACATACGAACTCATCAATGGCGTTATAGTACCAATGGCTGAAGCTTTTGGAAAACATGAAAACTTGCGGAGTGAATTATGGTTTGTATTGAAATCGGAGAGTAAAAGAGCAAATCTAGGACTACTAATTCATCCGCAACCAGTACTCGTACTAGGTAGGAAAGATACTCGCAAGCCTGACTTAATCGTCATCAAACGCGAAGATTGGAATCGGCAAACTCAGGTAGAAGCAGTACTGAGAGAACCGCCTAGCATCGCAATTGAAATTGTTAGCACCAACTGGGAAGACGACTATAGAAATAAACCCCTTTGGTATGCTGCTTTTGGCGTGCAGGAACTATGGATTATCGATCCGCTATTTCATCTCGATAGATATCCAGGTAGAATAAATCCAAAAATCTTGCAACCGACAATTTCTGTGGGACAACTGGTAAATTCTGACAGCATTTTGACAGAAAAAGAATATCGCTTTGAAAGTTTTACAAGTAGCGATCGCCTTAAATCTCAATTTTTTCCAGACTTGAATTTAACTGTAGCTGAAATAATTGCCTTTGGAGAAGGGATTTAA
- the purD gene encoding phosphoribosylamine--glycine ligase, with the protein MKVLVVGNGGREHAIAWSLLRSPQVEQVFCTPGNGGTATLSRCQNLPYPVDDFERIGQAVREQGIDLVVVGPEVPLAMGITDYLQAQGVMVFGPTKAGAQIEASKAWAKALMQEAGIPTAKAAVFTQESAAKDYVTAQGAPIVVKADGLAAGKGVIVAETVAQAHQALEAIFAGQFGDAGKFVVIEECLIGQEASVLALTDGITIRPLLPAQDHKRIGEGDTGENTGGMGVYAPAPLVTPELMARIEREVLQPAIATLRSRGIDYRGVLYAGLMIAPTGEFKVLEFNCRFGDPETQAILPLLETPLEELLVACCQQKLGELPLIAWKPGAAACVVAAAKGYPGAYEKGQVIIGIESAEASGGCVFHAGTKLKQGAGSREQGAGGQGDKGDKGEKRAEGAEGKRNLQSPHPTPYTPHPTTIVTDGGRVLGVTGVGENFERAIALAYDAIAQIHFDGIYYRRDIGHRIQ; encoded by the coding sequence ATGAAAGTTTTAGTCGTAGGTAATGGGGGCAGAGAACACGCGATCGCTTGGTCGTTATTGCGATCGCCTCAAGTAGAACAGGTATTTTGTACCCCTGGTAATGGGGGAACGGCAACGCTGTCACGCTGTCAGAATTTGCCCTACCCTGTAGATGATTTTGAACGGATCGGTCAAGCAGTCCGAGAACAGGGAATAGACTTGGTGGTAGTGGGTCCAGAAGTTCCTCTGGCTATGGGAATTACAGATTATCTCCAAGCTCAAGGAGTGATGGTATTTGGTCCTACCAAAGCTGGGGCGCAAATTGAAGCAAGTAAAGCCTGGGCAAAAGCTTTGATGCAGGAAGCAGGTATTCCCACTGCCAAGGCTGCTGTATTTACTCAGGAATCTGCTGCTAAAGATTATGTCACCGCACAAGGAGCGCCCATAGTTGTCAAAGCTGACGGATTAGCCGCAGGCAAAGGTGTAATCGTAGCCGAAACAGTCGCACAGGCACATCAAGCACTAGAAGCAATTTTCGCGGGGCAATTTGGCGATGCGGGTAAGTTCGTTGTCATTGAAGAATGCTTAATCGGACAAGAAGCCTCTGTATTGGCATTGACAGACGGGATAACGATTCGTCCCCTACTACCAGCCCAAGACCACAAACGCATCGGAGAAGGGGATACAGGCGAGAATACAGGTGGAATGGGAGTATATGCCCCTGCCCCCCTGGTTACACCAGAATTGATGGCAAGGATCGAACGAGAGGTACTACAGCCTGCGATCGCCACTTTACGCTCTAGAGGCATCGATTATCGGGGCGTATTATATGCAGGTTTGATGATTGCTCCTACAGGGGAATTCAAAGTTCTAGAATTCAACTGTCGCTTTGGCGATCCTGAAACCCAAGCTATTTTACCGTTGCTGGAAACCCCCCTAGAAGAGTTACTCGTGGCTTGTTGTCAGCAAAAGCTAGGTGAATTGCCTCTCATCGCCTGGAAGCCGGGAGCCGCCGCCTGTGTCGTCGCCGCCGCCAAAGGCTACCCAGGTGCATATGAAAAAGGTCAAGTCATCATAGGAATAGAATCAGCCGAGGCTTCGGGGGGTTGTGTATTTCATGCGGGAACTAAGCTGAAGCAGGGAGCAGGGAGCAGGGAGCAGGGAGCAGGGGGACAAGGGGACAAGGGGGACAAGGGAGAGAAGAGAGCTGAGGGAGCTGAGGGAAAAAGAAATTTACAATCTCCACACCCTACACCCTACACCCCACACCCCACAACTATAGTGACAGATGGCGGGAGAGTTTTAGGCGTAACTGGGGTAGGAGAGAATTTTGAACGAGCGATCGCCCTTGCTTATGATGCGATCGCCCAAATCCATTTTGACGGCATCTACTATCGCCGCGACATCGGACACCGAATTCAGTGA
- a CDS encoding lipase family protein, translating to MKSLTNNTNLFLTRIALCWGLLGISQPLNAQSPDRIASLISNVRSVQFEQLCFQRSIVCADIGKAAHLTTDLIYQLFDTERKQDPTQRTKIVNQIARLYDAKNINVVNKRLKLSDFFVVRKDRVFGGYAILIRQLQKQELGRKKVGYIIAFKGTYVGLEDPNDLAANVAGLPVNMYKNAAILIHEGFKNYAGSVFADEKSKELISEILLRQKQPNTDVEVLITGHSLGGTAILYAAMLADAGVLPSNMRVIVFGTPAFTQQNFQQRYPTLVSRITRVETEGDFLSYEKPGLMRPIYDTLSYIPIGKPIKATAPVEYRELMKEREILLKQYQASSSPESRANYFNVMQKVIAAQSNIHVYSYRYFYEYYRRTQGANLTRSSDR from the coding sequence ATGAAATCTTTAACAAATAATACGAATCTTTTCTTAACAAGAATTGCATTATGTTGGGGATTGCTCGGTATTTCTCAACCACTAAATGCTCAATCTCCCGATCGCATAGCAAGTCTTATTTCTAATGTTAGATCTGTTCAATTTGAACAGTTGTGTTTTCAACGCTCTATAGTCTGTGCAGATATTGGTAAAGCCGCTCATCTGACCACAGATTTAATTTATCAGTTGTTTGATACTGAAAGAAAACAAGATCCGACTCAGCGTACTAAGATTGTTAACCAAATCGCTCGGTTATATGACGCTAAAAATATTAATGTTGTCAATAAAAGATTAAAGCTTTCTGATTTCTTTGTTGTTAGAAAAGATAGGGTTTTTGGCGGATATGCAATTTTAATTCGGCAGTTACAAAAGCAAGAGTTAGGAAGAAAAAAAGTTGGCTACATCATTGCATTTAAAGGAACCTATGTAGGCTTAGAAGATCCCAATGATTTGGCTGCAAACGTAGCTGGACTACCAGTTAATATGTATAAAAATGCAGCAATTTTGATTCATGAAGGATTTAAAAACTATGCTGGTTCAGTTTTTGCTGATGAAAAATCAAAAGAATTAATCTCTGAAATTTTACTCAGGCAAAAACAACCTAATACCGATGTTGAAGTATTAATTACCGGACATAGCTTGGGTGGGACTGCAATTCTCTATGCTGCCATGCTAGCAGATGCAGGAGTTTTACCCTCAAATATGAGAGTCATAGTTTTTGGTACGCCAGCATTTACGCAGCAAAACTTTCAGCAACGATATCCAACCCTAGTTTCAAGAATAACTAGAGTCGAGACAGAAGGAGATTTTCTCAGCTATGAAAAACCAGGATTAATGCGACCAATTTACGATACTCTCAGTTATATTCCCATAGGAAAACCTATAAAAGCTACAGCTCCTGTAGAATACAGAGAATTAATGAAAGAAAGAGAGATACTGTTAAAACAGTACCAAGCGTCTTCTTCTCCAGAATCAAGAGCTAATTATTTCAATGTCATGCAAAAAGTCATTGCTGCTCAGTCAAATATTCATGTATACAGCTATCGATACTTTTATGAATATTATCGGAGAACTCAAGGTGCTAATTTAACTAGAAGTAGCGATCGCTAG
- the nblS gene encoding two-component system sensor histidine kinase NblS → MLAPLKTIREAIARWWFELTLPTKLMAAATLVVSLIVSGFTFWAVNTIQVDARVNETRFGRDLGLLLASNVAPLVAENNYTEVAQFSQRFYSSTSSVRYMLYADEAGKIFFGIPFWEPAVQTSLTIERRIQLPEDYAANSELPMVRQHRTPDGEVTDVFVPLNHEGKYLGVLAIGINPNPTVVTSSNLTRDVTIAVFVSIWVMVILGAVFNTLMITKPIKELLTGVKNIAAGNFQQRIDLPLGGELKELIFSFNEMAERLERYEEQNIEELTAEKAKLETLVSTIADGAILLDTNMQVILVNPTARRIFGWENGEVIGDSVLNHLPISVQAELNRPLYKIARGESESAEFRIPLSQPTMRTIRILLTTVLDQHRESIKGIAMTVQDITREVELNEAKSQFISNVSHELRTPLFNIKTYIETLHDYGENLSTEEQREFLATANNETDRLTRLVNDVLDLSRLESSCRIYHFEGVELGQAIEQTLRNYQLNAKDKGIELIQEIEPELPQVFGHYDLLLQVFTNLVGNALKFTQQGGKVAIRAYKMEPASGDRIVSPQVRIEISDTGIGIDPEDQAAIFDRFFRVENRVHTLEGTGLGLSIVKNIMDKHHANINLVSEVGVGTTFWFDLAIFQEHISKTIGIPEVEIPDETTVDTNAHVV, encoded by the coding sequence ATGTTAGCGCCGTTAAAAACAATCCGAGAAGCGATCGCCCGTTGGTGGTTTGAGTTAACTCTGCCAACTAAGTTGATGGCTGCTGCGACGCTGGTGGTTTCGTTAATTGTCAGTGGTTTCACTTTTTGGGCAGTTAACACGATTCAAGTAGATGCAAGGGTAAATGAAACCCGCTTCGGACGTGACTTGGGGTTGTTACTTGCTTCTAACGTTGCCCCTCTGGTAGCGGAGAATAATTACACCGAAGTCGCTCAGTTTTCTCAACGCTTCTACAGCAGCACTTCTAGCGTGCGCTACATGCTCTATGCCGACGAAGCAGGAAAAATCTTTTTTGGAATTCCTTTTTGGGAACCAGCCGTACAAACTTCACTGACAATTGAGCGCCGGATTCAGCTACCAGAAGATTACGCCGCTAATTCTGAATTGCCGATGGTGCGACAACACCGAACGCCTGATGGGGAAGTCACCGATGTTTTCGTCCCGCTCAACCATGAAGGTAAATATTTGGGAGTATTAGCAATTGGAATCAACCCAAATCCTACAGTTGTCACCTCTTCCAATCTCACCCGCGATGTAACAATTGCTGTTTTCGTGTCAATTTGGGTGATGGTCATTTTGGGTGCTGTCTTTAACACTCTCATGATTACCAAACCAATTAAAGAGTTATTGACGGGTGTGAAAAACATTGCTGCTGGCAATTTTCAACAGCGGATCGATTTGCCTTTGGGAGGAGAACTCAAGGAATTGATTTTCAGTTTTAATGAAATGGCAGAACGTTTAGAGCGTTATGAAGAACAAAATATCGAAGAACTAACTGCCGAGAAAGCTAAATTAGAAACTTTAGTTTCTACTATTGCTGATGGTGCTATCCTGCTGGACACCAATATGCAAGTAATTTTAGTCAACCCCACCGCTCGACGAATTTTTGGTTGGGAAAATGGAGAGGTTATCGGAGATAGCGTCTTAAATCATCTACCAATCTCAGTGCAAGCAGAATTAAATCGCCCTCTATACAAAATAGCAAGGGGAGAAAGCGAAAGTGCAGAATTTAGAATTCCGCTTTCTCAGCCAACTATGCGTACGATTCGGATTCTTCTGACTACCGTTCTCGACCAACATCGAGAAAGTATTAAGGGAATTGCTATGACAGTGCAAGACATTACTCGCGAAGTTGAACTGAATGAGGCGAAAAGCCAATTTATCAGCAACGTTTCGCACGAATTACGCACGCCTTTGTTTAATATCAAGACTTATATTGAAACCTTGCACGACTACGGTGAAAACCTCAGCACCGAAGAACAGCGGGAATTTTTAGCAACTGCAAATAACGAAACCGATCGCCTTACTCGTTTGGTTAACGATGTCTTAGACTTATCTCGTTTAGAATCTTCTTGTCGGATCTATCATTTTGAAGGGGTAGAATTGGGGCAAGCAATCGAACAAACTTTGCGAAATTATCAGTTGAATGCAAAAGATAAAGGAATTGAATTAATTCAAGAAATCGAACCCGAACTACCACAAGTTTTCGGACATTACGACTTATTGCTTCAAGTATTTACTAACTTAGTTGGGAACGCACTTAAATTTACTCAGCAAGGTGGAAAAGTAGCAATTCGTGCGTATAAAATGGAGCCTGCAAGCGGCGATCGCATTGTATCTCCCCAGGTGAGAATTGAAATCTCAGATACGGGAATTGGTATCGATCCAGAGGATCAAGCAGCTATTTTCGATCGATTTTTCCGCGTGGAAAACCGCGTACACACTTTAGAAGGAACTGGATTAGGACTTTCTATTGTGAAAAATATTATGGACAAGCATCATGCCAACATTAATTTAGTTAGTGAAGTTGGTGTCGGGACAACTTTCTGGTTCGATCTAGCAATATTTCAAGAACATATTAGTAAGACTATTGGCATACCAGAAGTAGAAATTCCAGATGAAACTACAGTTGATACTAACGCTCATGTAGTTTAA
- a CDS encoding cryptochrome/photolyase family protein: protein MSDLILFWHRRDLRISDNTGLAAARQRSQKVVGVFCLDPNILERDDVAPVRVTYMIGCLQQLQQRYAQIGSQLLILQGEPREAIPALATALSAKAVFWNWDVEPYSQVRDRTVIESLKEKGIQVLEENWDQILHSPDDIFTGSNQPYTVFTPFWRNWSSKPKAAPADTLKDVEGLSEQELQTAKQAGAIALPTAKDLGFKWENGLVIEPGEAAAQERLEQFCHRAIEEYKEQRNFPANDGTSQLSAALKFGAIGIRTVWAATVEVMENTRSDEAQTSIRAWQQELAWREFYQHAMYHFPELEQGAYRQQFKNFPYENNEEYFQAWCEGRTGYPIVDAAMRQMNNIGWMHNRCRMIVANFLTKDLLIDPRLGEKYFYQRLIDGDLSANNGGWQWSASSGMDPKPIRIFNPASQAQKFDPEGEYIREWLLELRSFDTEELLSGNISKRDRAAVDYPDPIVDHKIQQRQFKLIYQQQRGDSVNS, encoded by the coding sequence ATGTCTGACCTCATCCTCTTCTGGCATCGTCGCGATTTGCGGATTTCTGACAACACTGGACTAGCTGCGGCAAGGCAACGAAGTCAAAAGGTCGTAGGAGTATTCTGCCTTGACCCCAATATTTTAGAACGCGATGATGTCGCTCCCGTGCGGGTAACGTACATGATAGGCTGTTTGCAGCAACTACAGCAGCGCTATGCCCAAATTGGCAGCCAGTTGTTAATTTTGCAAGGCGAACCGCGTGAAGCCATTCCAGCGCTGGCTACTGCCCTGAGCGCAAAAGCTGTATTCTGGAACTGGGATGTAGAACCATATTCTCAGGTACGCGATCGCACTGTCATAGAAAGCTTAAAAGAAAAAGGCATCCAAGTTCTAGAAGAAAATTGGGATCAGATTTTACATTCCCCAGACGATATTTTTACAGGTTCCAACCAACCCTACACCGTATTTACCCCCTTTTGGCGTAATTGGAGTAGCAAACCCAAAGCTGCACCCGCAGATACCCTTAAAGACGTAGAAGGGTTGTCAGAACAGGAATTACAAACCGCAAAACAAGCAGGCGCGATCGCGTTACCTACTGCGAAAGATTTAGGGTTTAAGTGGGAGAATGGTTTAGTTATCGAACCTGGAGAAGCAGCAGCACAAGAAAGATTAGAACAATTTTGCCATAGAGCGATCGAAGAGTATAAAGAACAGCGAAATTTTCCTGCTAACGATGGGACATCTCAATTAAGTGCAGCGTTAAAATTTGGTGCGATCGGCATTCGTACAGTTTGGGCTGCTACAGTTGAGGTAATGGAAAACACTCGTAGCGATGAAGCACAGACGAGTATTCGCGCTTGGCAGCAGGAACTTGCATGGCGAGAATTTTATCAACACGCCATGTATCACTTCCCCGAACTCGAACAAGGCGCATATCGACAACAATTTAAGAATTTTCCTTACGAAAATAACGAAGAATATTTTCAAGCTTGGTGTGAAGGTAGAACGGGTTATCCAATTGTCGATGCAGCAATGCGACAGATGAATAATATTGGTTGGATGCATAATCGTTGTCGCATGATCGTGGCGAATTTCCTCACCAAAGACTTACTCATCGATCCTCGATTGGGAGAAAAATATTTTTATCAAAGACTAATTGACGGCGATCTTTCTGCGAATAACGGTGGTTGGCAGTGGAGTGCTTCGAGTGGCATGGACCCCAAACCAATTAGGATTTTTAACCCCGCTAGTCAAGCTCAAAAATTCGATCCTGAAGGAGAATATATTCGCGAGTGGCTGCTAGAATTGCGCTCTTTTGACACAGAAGAATTATTAAGTGGAAATATTTCTAAACGCGATCGCGCTGCCGTAGACTATCCCGATCCAATCGTGGATCATAAAATTCAACAGCGACAGTTTAAATTGATTTATCAACAGCAAAGAGGAGATTCAGTTAACAGTTAA